The nucleotide window AATACATAAAGAATGCTGTAAATATCACGGGTTTGCTGCGAAGTCATACTGAGGAGATTCCATAAGTAATAACCAGCGACTAAAAGCAGAGGAAGTCCCCAGCGACGCCAAGAATGCGGACGAAGCGATGAAAGATAATAAAGAACGGCATAGACTTCACAAACTGTAAACAGCAGCAGGAAACCAAGATCTAACAGTTCTGATTGCGTCATATTAAAGTAACCTGCCTACATGTTTTGTCAAAGCTTCCATAAACTCTTTACGCCGATATTTGCTGATTAATAACTCATCTTCACCAACAAATACTGTAGATTTACGAATTTGACGTACATAATCCATATTGACTAAATAGGCGACATGGCAACGAAAAAAACGTTCATCCAAAATCGCTTGAATATTCTGAAGAGGTTCATTGCAGCGCAGCACTTGTGTCTCTGTATGAATTTGCAAATGACGCGCCACGATCTCCACATAAAGAATCTCATTCATTTCCAGCCAGACCTGACCACGGTCTGTTTTCATCGGAATTCGTTTCTCTTTTTGTTTCTTTTCAATCCGTCGCACGGCTTTCATTAATTTTTCCTTGAAGAGTATAGGATTAACGGGTTTCAGAATAAAATCCATTGCTTGTACAGCATAGCCTTGTATTGCATACTGCGCAAGATTCGTAATAAAGATAATGATTAGATCTTCATCTTGTTCGCGAATTTTAGCCGCTGCCTCCATACCATCCATTTTATCCATTTGAATATCCAACAAGGCCAAGTCAAAGGAATGCGCTGGTAAGGCAGAGAAACTTTCACCATCTGTAAAAACAGCAATCTGTAAATTCAGTTGTT belongs to Holdemania massiliensis and includes:
- a CDS encoding LytR/AlgR family response regulator transcription factor, which gives rise to MIRVALVEDYLPQIQRMEEILNQIQQEEQLNLQIAVFTDGESFSALPAHSFDLALLDIQMDKMDGMEAAAKIREQDEDLIIIFITNLAQYAIQGYAVQAMDFILKPVNPILFKEKLMKAVRRIEKKQKEKRIPMKTDRGQVWLEMNEILYVEIVARHLQIHTETQVLRCNEPLQNIQAILDERFFRCHVAYLVNMDYVRQIRKSTVFVGEDELLISKYRRKEFMEALTKHVGRLL